GGTCGAGCGGAAAGATCGGCGTCTCGAAGACGCCGCTGGCGCAGTGGTACTGCGCGACCGAGGCAAACAGCACGCCGTCGCCCACCGGGGCCGGCAGCGGCAGCGCCGCGAACACCGCCACGCGCGCCGCCAGCAGCGCCAGCGCCAGCGTGGCCAGCGCGCTGTCACCACCCCAGCGCATCGATCACCTCGCCGGCCCAGCGCTCCATGGTCGGCAGCGTGGGCAAGGGCCGGTCGAACAGGCCCGGCCGCTGCACCCGCCGCAGCATGGTCTGCAGCGCCGCCGCGAAGCCGGCCTCGCCGGGCTCGGCGATCAGCACCCAGGGCGTGCCTTCGAGAATTTCGCTCACACCCGATTCGCGGTTGAGCACCACCGCGCAGCGCCGGTACAGCGCCTCGATCGCCGGCAGGCCGAAGCCCTGGCGCGCGGGCATCAGGAACACATGGGCCAGGCGGTACAGGTCTTCCAGCCGCGCGTCGCTCACGAAGCCGTGGAACACCACGCGATCGGCGATGCCCAGCGAGGCGGCCAGCGCCTGCAGTGCGTCGCCCTCGGGCCCCTTGCCCGCGATGTGCAGCCGCCAGCGCGGCCCGCCCGGGTCGCCGGCGGCCAGCGCGCGCAGCATCCAGTCGATGCGCTTGCTGGCCTGCAGCCGGCACACGCTGAGCAACTGCACCTCCTGCTCGCTGCGCAACGGCAGTTCACCGGCGATGCGGCCATGACCGCCCAGGTAGTGCACCTGCGCACGGCGCCCATAGAGCCGGTGCATCTCGTGCGACAGCGCCTGCGTGTTGGTGAGCAGTTGCTGCGCCGCGCGCACACCGCGGCCCGTGGCCCAGTCGCGCACGCGCAGCCTCATGCGCTCGCCCACCGTGTCTTGCGGCGCGGGCGAGAGCAGGCTGTAGGTGTCGGGGATGCGCAGCTGGAAATGGCGCGCGCCCACCAGCCCGGCGTGCATGGCCGACTGGATGTTGAACAGCGCGGGCAGCGGCGAGCCCATGGCCCGGATGCGCGCCAGCGCAGCGCGCAGCGCCCAGGCCTTCACCGGTCCGCCGGCCTCGGGCCGCAGCTGGTGCACGCGCAGCGGCAGCGTGGCGTGGCGCGCCAGGTCGATGTGGTCGTGGTAGCAGAGCACACAGTGCGGCTTGCCGCGCGCGTGCAGGCCTTCGCTGAGCGCGAGGATCACGCGCTCCTCGCCGCCGAACTCCACGAACTCGGGCTGGAAGATCACGGCCTCGCCGGCCGCGGGAAACGAATCGCCAACGCTCATGGAACGGTCCTCGTGTCGGTGCGGCCTTCGGTGGCCGCAAGCCGGGCGAGCAGGGCGCTCAGCACGGCGTCGCGGTCGATGTGCTGCTCGGCGTGGGCGCGCGCGCGCTGGCCCAGCGTGAGGCGCCGCGACGGGCTGTCCATCAGCGATGCCAGCGTGGCCGCGAGCGCGCGGTCGTCGCCCGGCGGCACGCAGGCCCCGCAGCGCGAGACCACGTCGGCCAGCTCCGTGCCCTCGCGGCAGGTCGCGATCACCGGGCGTCCGCTGGCCAGCATGTTGGTGAGCTTGGAAGGCAGCACCAGGTCTTCGGCTTCCACGCTCTGCGGCAGCAGGTGCACGTCGGCCAGGCCCAGCAGATCGCCCAGCCGCTCCAGCGGTTGCAGCGGCAGCAGCCGCAGGTTGGGCAGGCGGCGCGCCGCCTGTTCGAGCTCGGCCTGCATCGCGCCCTGGCCGCACACCACGAACACGATGTCGCTGCGGTGCGCGAGGTGCTGCGCGGCGCGCGCGATCACGTCCAGCCCCTGCTTGGCGTTCCAGGTGCCCGAGAACAGGGCCACACGCACCCCGTCGGCCAGGCCCAGCTCGGCGCGGTAGGGGCTGGGGCCGGCGAGCGGGCGCACGGTCTGCACGTCGGCCCAGTTGGGAAACAGGCAGCCCCGGGCTTCGTCCACGCCCTTGCGCCTCAGGTGCGCGAGCATGCGCCCAGAGATCGTGGACACGGTGTCGAAGCGGCGCAGCAGCCACGATTCCAGGCCCAGGGCCGTGCGGCGCAGCGCGGCGTGGCGCAGCAGGCCCATCTGCAAGGCCACGTCGACCTCGAAGTCCTGCACATGCAGCCACGCCTGGGCGCCCGTGGCCCGGGCCGTGAGCCACCCCATGGGCGCGCACAGCAGCGCAGGCGCCACCACGATCACCGCGTCGGGGCGCCAGGCCCACTGGCGCAGCATGGCCGGCAGCGAGGCCAGCGCAAAACTCGCGAGGTGCAGCACGCGCTTGAGGCCCCCCGGGTGCCGCGGCACCCACAGCGGTGCGCGCCACACGCGCACACCCTGCCACGTGTGCTGGCGCCAGGCCGGACGGCGCCAGCCGGCATCGACCTGCCAGGCCGGGTAGTAGGGCGGCGCGCACACCACGCGCACCTCGTGTCCGCGCGCGGCCAGCCAGGCCGCCATCTCGCCCGAGTACTTGCCGATGCCCACGGGTTCGGGGGCGAAGTTGGTGCTGTAGACGAGGATCTTCATGGCCGGGGTTCGCGGGCCGCGGCCTCGCGCTCCTTGACCTTGAGCACGATGAAGTACTCGTAGATGCACTGCAGCAGCGCGTAGCGAACGCCGGCCATGCCGTCGAGCAGGCCGCGACGCCACAGCAGCATGTACAGCAGCTTCACCAGCGGCCGCGCGGGCAGCCGGTAGAACAGCGCCTTCTGGTGCACGCGCCGCTGGTTGAAGTCGGCGCCGAACAGGGCGATGCGCCACGAGGGCCGGGCGATCGCGCCCTGCACGATCAGATCGGCCTCCATGCGCGAGTACTGGTTGTGCTTGTGCAGCCAGTGGTCCAGCCCCTTCGAGAACGGGTAGTGGTCGAATGGCGCCTGCAGGTCCTCGATGCCGCCATCGACCTGCAGCACCTCGTTGATCTCGCGCTCGTAGCGCACGTGCGGCGGCCGCACCAGGCGCACGTAGAAGGGCGAGATCTGCGAGTGCCTGAGCCAGCGTCCCCACCAGATGTCGCGCCGGCGCATGCGCGCGGCCACCACCCCGGCGGGCGCGCGCTGCACGAAGCGGCCGATCTCGTCGCGCAGCGCTTCGGGCAGGCGCTCGTCGGCGTCGAGGATCAGCACCCAGCGGTGCTTGAACGGCAGGGCCAGGCCGGCGTTGCGCTGGCTCGCGTAACCCGTGAAGGCGCGCTGCGTCACCGTGGCGCCCGCGGCCTGCGCCAGGGCCACGGTGCGGTCGTCGCTGAGCGAGTCGAGCACGTGCACATCGTCGCTCCAGGCCACGGTGGCGAGGCAGCCCGGCAGGTCGCGCTCCTCGTTGCGCGTGAGCACCAGCACCGACACCGGCAGATTCGCTGGCGCGCTCATTGAACGGCCCCCCGGCGCCGCTGGCGCACCCGCACGGCGGGGTGGCCGGCCCACACCGTCCATGCCTCGTCGACCGATCGCATCAGCACCGAGCGCGCGCCGAGCACGCATCCCGGCGCCAGACGCACGCCGGGCCCGACGAAGGCCTCGGCGCAGACCCAGGCGTGTTCGCCGATGTCGATCGGCCGGGCCACGAGCTGGAAGTTGGGCGAATCGATGTCGTGGGTGCCGCCGCACAGGTGCGCGCCCTGCGAGATCACGGCCCCCGAGCCGATGCGCAGCGGCCCCATGTTGTAGAGCGTCGCGCCATCGCCCACGCCCACCCGGTCGCCGATCTCGAGCTGCCAGGGCGCCCAGATGCGCACGCCCGGGTACACGTGCACGTGCCGGCCCAGGCGCGCCCCGAAGGCCCGCAGCAGCGTGCTGCGCCACGCGTGCGCGGGCCGCGGGCTGGGGCGAAACAGCAGCAGCCATACCAGTCCCCAGAGCGCGCGCGCGAGCCGGTTGCCCAGCGCGAACGAGGCCTGCGTGGCCGGGTCGTTGCCCTGGACGATCATGGCCGCCCCAGCGCATGCGCGACGTCGATGAGCGACTGCGCCATCGCATCGACCGAGAACTGGCGCCGAAAGAGCGCGCGCGCCGCCTGGCTCATGGCGTGGCGCTGGTCCGCGTCGAGCGCGAGCCAGTGGGCCAGCAGCCGGCGCATGCCCTCGGCGCTGTCCGTGTTCACCAGGCCGGCGCCGGCCGCCTGGATCTCGCGCCAGATGTTCACCTTGTCCGAGATCAGAACCGGCAGGCCGCAAGCCAATGCCTCGGCCACGGCGATGCCGAAGTTTTCCTGGTGCGAGGGCAGGGCGAAGGCCTCGGCCAGGTGCAGCGCGCCCCACTTGGCCTCGCCGCTGAGCATGCCGGTGAAGTGCACGCGGTGGGCCACCGAATGCCGCCTGGCCAGCAGCTTGAGGCGATCGAGCTGCCCGCCGTCGTCGGGCCCAGCGAACACCAGGTGCAGGCCCGGGTGCCTCGGTGCCTCTTCGCCGAAGGCCTCCACCAGCAGGTCGCAGCCCTTCTTCTCGTGCAGCCGGCCCAGGAACAGCAGCAGCCGCTTGCCGCGCAGTTCGGGATACGTTTCGAGAAACCGCTGCGCCAGGCGCGGCCCGTCTTCGGGGGGCGGCCGCGTGCCGTAGGCCACCACCTGTTCGCGCGCGGCATAAAGCCAGAACGATTCGCGCGCGAGGCGGCGTTCCTCTTCGCTGGTGAACAGCACGGCCGCGGCGTCGCGCAGCACGCGGTAGTCGCCCCAGGGCCAGTACAGCCACTTCTTGAGGTGCTTGAGCGGGTAGGTGTGCTTGAACCAGGGGTCGAGCATGCCGTGCGTGAACACCACGTAGGGCAGGCCCATCGCGCGATGGGTGTGCCAGGTGGCCAGGCTGTGGTACTGCCAGAGGCCGTTGACCACGGTGAGGTCATAGCGGCGCGCGTGCTGGCGCAGCCAGCCCGAGAGGCCGCGGTGGAAGCCGTACTTGCCGTGGCCCGGGCCGATCGCGTGCACCGTGAGCGGGTGTTCGCGCACGTGCGGCATGGACGGGTCGTCGAGCGCGACGATGTCGACCTCGTGCCCCATCTCGCGCAAACGCAGCCCGCGCTGCAGCACCCCTTCCATCGGGCCGCCGCGGCGGGGATCCACGGTGGGCAACACGTGCAGCAGTTTCATGCGACCGCCTGTTCCTGGGTGAAGGACCGGTAGAGGAAGCGGGCCCAGCCGCGGTGGTTGCCCACGGTGTGGGCGGCGCCGGGATGCAGCCACTGGTGGATGGGCACGGCAAAGCCGGTCTTGGGCCGTTCGAGCACCGGCGCCGGCAGCTGCGGCGCCACCGCCCGCGCCACCGCGCGCTTTTCGCGCGTGGCCGACAGGCCGGGCAGCTCGCGCCATTGCCGCAGCAGCGTGCCGTCCACGAACGGCACGCGGATCTCGAGCGAATGCGCCATGCCGGCCCAGTCGGCGTCGCGCAGCAACTGGTGGCGCATGTACCACTGCATCTCGAGTGCCGAGAGCGCCAGCCGCGGCGAGCGAAGACCACGGGTACTCGCCTGCAGGCGGGCCAGCGTGTCGAGTTCGGCCAGACCTTGCGCGGCGAGCTCCGGGTCCATCAAGGCTGGAATCTCCCAGGGCATGAACAGCGCACGCCGCAGCAAATAGGCGCCACCGATCGAGCCGCCGTACTCCACCAGGCCGGCGTACTTCGCCGAGGGCAGCAGCCCTGGCATCCGGCTCATGGCGTGGCGGATGCCCAGTCCCAGGTGAGGCACCCGGGCCAGCGGCTGTATTCGCCGCTGCAAGGTCGGCACCTGGCTGAAACTCGGGTAGGAGCCGAACAATTCGTCGCCGCCAATGCCCGATAAAGCCACCTTTAGGCCTTGTGCAGCGGCCGACTTGGCCACGAACCAGGTGTTGATGCCATCGACGGTGGGCTGGTCCATCGCGTGCATCAGGGCTTCGCGGTCCTTTGCAAAGTCAGACGCATTGAAGCGGTGCAGGTGGTGTTTTGCGCCGAGCTGGCTGGCCACTTCCGCCGCCAGCGCGGCCTCGTCCTGGCGGGTGCCCGCGTACTCGTCGAAACCGAGGGTGACGGTGTGCAGGGCCCGGTGCCTGGCGGCGCAAGCCGCGATCATGGTGGAGTCCAGTCCGGCCGACAGGAATACGCCGACCGGCACATCGGCCACCATGTGCGCGGCCACGCTGTCGTCCACCGCGCGGGCGATGTCGTTCAACGGTTCTGCGAGCGGATCGCGCCGGGCCTCTTGCGCGCACAGCAGGCCATGAAGTGGGCTGTCGAAGGGCACCGCGCCGCCGGCTTTGCCGTCGCGCACCTGCATCCAGTGCCCTGCAGGCAGGGCCCGGATACCCTTGTAAAGCGTCCAGGGGTCCGGCACCGATCCCCACAGCAGGAAACCCGCGTGGCCAGCAGGCTCCGGTCGACGGTCGACGTCCGCTTCCAGCAACGACTTGACTTGTGAGGCGAAGCGCAGCGTCGCGCCATCGTCGGCGACGTACAGCGGCTTGACGCCGAACGCGTCACGCGCCAGAAACAGCGCGCGGCTGGCCGCGTCCCAGATGGCGAAGGCGAACATGCCGCGCAGGCGGCCGAGCATGGCCGGGCCGTCGCGCGACCACAGCTTGAGCAGCACCTCCGTGTCGGACGCGGTGCGCATGGCCACGCCGCTGCGCACCAGGTCTTCGCGCAGCGCCGCGTGGTTGTAGATCTCGCCGTTGAAAACGATCTGGTTGCCGTTGCGTTCGTCGCGCATCGGTTGGGCGCCGCTGTCGTCGGTGGCGATGATGGCAAGGCGCCGGTGCGCCAGCGCAACCCGCCCATCGCTTGAACACCACAGGCCTGCGCCGTCGGGTCCTCGCGCTCGCATGCGCTCCCGCATGCGCATGAGCTCGTCCAGGTTCACAGGAGAGGCGTCCGGGTGGTAGGCCAGCGTGCCGGCGATTCCGCACATGGGTCAGCGTCTTTCGGGTGTCGGCATGGCGGCGGCAGGCGTGGCGGTATCGCTCAGCAAGCGCGCGTAAATGCGGAGGTATTGATCGATGGCTTTGGAGGCCTCGAAGCGGCGCGACCAGGCCACGCAGGCGGCGGCCCGGCGGCGCCGCTCACCGGCGGGCACGTCCAGCAGCGCCTGGAGCACCTGCGCGCCATGGGCTGCCCAGGCGTCAATGTCGTCGCTGGCATTCAGCAAGGGCAGGTAGCGCGATTCGGGTCCCCCGATCTCGTTCATGGGGGCGTCGTCGGTGGTGATCACCGGGCAACCGCAGGCCTGCGCCTCGATGATCGGCCAGCCGAAGCCTTCTGCCAGGCTCGGAAACAGCAGCGCCTGAGCCAGCGAATAGGCCGCCTGCAGCGCGGTGTTGTCGAGGTTGTAGAGAAACCGAACCTGGGCCGTCGGGGGAAGCGCATGGACAGCCTGTCGAATAGCCGGGCTTTGAGGCACCCCCACCAACCACAGCGGCAGTGGCTGCGAATGGCGGAGGACGTGCTGTGCATAAAGGCGCAACACCCCCTGCACGTTCTTGTACCAGCTCCCACCGCTGACGTGCAGCAACATCCCGGGACCCGGCACGGGGTGGCCCGCGGCCTCGAGGATGCCTGTCGCGGCCTCGGCCGTCATCGGTTCATAGGGGTGATTCATACCGTTGTGAACCACCTCGCAAGTGGTGGCCTGCAAGCGACTCAACCGCAGCAAGTCTTCCCGGGTCCGTTGGGAGATGCAGATGAAGTGCCTCGCGTGCTGATAGCCGTGGCGAATGAAGCGCTGATAGAGCCGGCCAGTAAAGCGTGTGGGGTTCTGCGGAATCTCGCCGAGGGCGCTGCGAAGCGCGAGCAGATCGTGCACGTGGACGACATGCGGACGGTCCTGCAGGCGCGGCGCCCAGGGGCCCTGCGCCTGATCGGTGAGCACGAAAAGGGTGTCTGCGGGCTCTCGCGCCACAGCCCCTCTCAACCACCAGGCGAACAACAGGTACTGATCGACGTAACCGGCCCATTTGCTCAAGGCGCCACGCTGTATCCATGCACGCAGCCGGGCGGGCGGCGCCCACACCTGCACCTCGTGACCGCGCGCTTCATACGCCGATCGCAACATGCCTGCAAAGCGCGGCATGCTCTGCGAATCCATGAACGCCGGGTGGGCCAACAGCACGATGCGCACGGCTCAGGCCCTCCCGGGCTGGAGCCCGCGCGCGGGTTCGGCGGGCAGGGCGTCGACCGAGGGCCGCGAGCCACCGAACAGCGCGCCCAGCGCCCGCGCCACACCGGCCACCAGCAGGAACAGCACGATGTTCTGCGGCAGGTTGCGCACGGTGCCGATGAGCCAGGCGTGCAGTGAGTCGTTGCTCAAGCCGTTCTGGAACAGCTTCCAGACCAG
This is a stretch of genomic DNA from Hydrogenophaga crocea. It encodes these proteins:
- a CDS encoding glycosyltransferase family 4 protein, whose product is MSVGDSFPAAGEAVIFQPEFVEFGGEERVILALSEGLHARGKPHCVLCYHDHIDLARHATLPLRVHQLRPEAGGPVKAWALRAALARIRAMGSPLPALFNIQSAMHAGLVGARHFQLRIPDTYSLLSPAPQDTVGERMRLRVRDWATGRGVRAAQQLLTNTQALSHEMHRLYGRRAQVHYLGGHGRIAGELPLRSEQEVQLLSVCRLQASKRIDWMLRALAAGDPGGPRWRLHIAGKGPEGDALQALAASLGIADRVVFHGFVSDARLEDLYRLAHVFLMPARQGFGLPAIEALYRRCAVVLNRESGVSEILEGTPWVLIAEPGEAGFAAALQTMLRRVQRPGLFDRPLPTLPTMERWAGEVIDALGW
- a CDS encoding glycosyltransferase WbuB; the encoded protein is MKILVYSTNFAPEPVGIGKYSGEMAAWLAARGHEVRVVCAPPYYPAWQVDAGWRRPAWRQHTWQGVRVWRAPLWVPRHPGGLKRVLHLASFALASLPAMLRQWAWRPDAVIVVAPALLCAPMGWLTARATGAQAWLHVQDFEVDVALQMGLLRHAALRRTALGLESWLLRRFDTVSTISGRMLAHLRRKGVDEARGCLFPNWADVQTVRPLAGPSPYRAELGLADGVRVALFSGTWNAKQGLDVIARAAQHLAHRSDIVFVVCGQGAMQAELEQAARRLPNLRLLPLQPLERLGDLLGLADVHLLPQSVEAEDLVLPSKLTNMLASGRPVIATCREGTELADVVSRCGACVPPGDDRALAATLASLMDSPSRRLTLGQRARAHAEQHIDRDAVLSALLARLAATEGRTDTRTVP
- a CDS encoding glycosyltransferase family 2 protein, whose product is MSAPANLPVSVLVLTRNEERDLPGCLATVAWSDDVHVLDSLSDDRTVALAQAAGATVTQRAFTGYASQRNAGLALPFKHRWVLILDADERLPEALRDEIGRFVQRAPAGVVAARMRRRDIWWGRWLRHSQISPFYVRLVRPPHVRYEREINEVLQVDGGIEDLQAPFDHYPFSKGLDHWLHKHNQYSRMEADLIVQGAIARPSWRIALFGADFNQRRVHQKALFYRLPARPLVKLLYMLLWRRGLLDGMAGVRYALLQCIYEYFIVLKVKEREAAAREPRP
- a CDS encoding putative colanic acid biosynthesis acetyltransferase produces the protein MIVQGNDPATQASFALGNRLARALWGLVWLLLFRPSPRPAHAWRSTLLRAFGARLGRHVHVYPGVRIWAPWQLEIGDRVGVGDGATLYNMGPLRIGSGAVISQGAHLCGGTHDIDSPNFQLVARPIDIGEHAWVCAEAFVGPGVRLAPGCVLGARSVLMRSVDEAWTVWAGHPAVRVRQRRRGAVQ
- a CDS encoding glycosyltransferase yields the protein MKLLHVLPTVDPRRGGPMEGVLQRGLRLREMGHEVDIVALDDPSMPHVREHPLTVHAIGPGHGKYGFHRGLSGWLRQHARRYDLTVVNGLWQYHSLATWHTHRAMGLPYVVFTHGMLDPWFKHTYPLKHLKKWLYWPWGDYRVLRDAAAVLFTSEEERRLARESFWLYAAREQVVAYGTRPPPEDGPRLAQRFLETYPELRGKRLLLFLGRLHEKKGCDLLVEAFGEEAPRHPGLHLVFAGPDDGGQLDRLKLLARRHSVAHRVHFTGMLSGEAKWGALHLAEAFALPSHQENFGIAVAEALACGLPVLISDKVNIWREIQAAGAGLVNTDSAEGMRRLLAHWLALDADQRHAMSQAARALFRRQFSVDAMAQSLIDVAHALGRP
- the asnB gene encoding asparagine synthase (glutamine-hydrolyzing); this encodes MNLDELMRMRERMRARGPDGAGLWCSSDGRVALAHRRLAIIATDDSGAQPMRDERNGNQIVFNGEIYNHAALREDLVRSGVAMRTASDTEVLLKLWSRDGPAMLGRLRGMFAFAIWDAASRALFLARDAFGVKPLYVADDGATLRFASQVKSLLEADVDRRPEPAGHAGFLLWGSVPDPWTLYKGIRALPAGHWMQVRDGKAGGAVPFDSPLHGLLCAQEARRDPLAEPLNDIARAVDDSVAAHMVADVPVGVFLSAGLDSTMIAACAARHRALHTVTLGFDEYAGTRQDEAALAAEVASQLGAKHHLHRFNASDFAKDREALMHAMDQPTVDGINTWFVAKSAAAQGLKVALSGIGGDELFGSYPSFSQVPTLQRRIQPLARVPHLGLGIRHAMSRMPGLLPSAKYAGLVEYGGSIGGAYLLRRALFMPWEIPALMDPELAAQGLAELDTLARLQASTRGLRSPRLALSALEMQWYMRHQLLRDADWAGMAHSLEIRVPFVDGTLLRQWRELPGLSATREKRAVARAVAPQLPAPVLERPKTGFAVPIHQWLHPGAAHTVGNHRGWARFLYRSFTQEQAVA
- a CDS encoding glycosyltransferase yields the protein MRIVLLAHPAFMDSQSMPRFAGMLRSAYEARGHEVQVWAPPARLRAWIQRGALSKWAGYVDQYLLFAWWLRGAVAREPADTLFVLTDQAQGPWAPRLQDRPHVVHVHDLLALRSALGEIPQNPTRFTGRLYQRFIRHGYQHARHFICISQRTREDLLRLSRLQATTCEVVHNGMNHPYEPMTAEAATGILEAAGHPVPGPGMLLHVSGGSWYKNVQGVLRLYAQHVLRHSQPLPLWLVGVPQSPAIRQAVHALPPTAQVRFLYNLDNTALQAAYSLAQALLFPSLAEGFGWPIIEAQACGCPVITTDDAPMNEIGGPESRYLPLLNASDDIDAWAAHGAQVLQALLDVPAGERRRRAAACVAWSRRFEASKAIDQYLRIYARLLSDTATPAAAMPTPERR